A window of Malania oleifera isolate guangnan ecotype guangnan chromosome 2, ASM2987363v1, whole genome shotgun sequence genomic DNA:
TCCCTTTTAGGgcaggttgtatatgtatgtttttcaAAGACAGGTGTgttatacaggtgtagtagcacttaGGGACCGTATAAGGGGCTGAGGCGTTACATCAAATATCATTGAGTacagaaaaaaattaaaaaataaaaatttactttgTTATTAATTACTACATGGCAATGAAAATTTTATTCTCAAAATAAAATGAGATGAGGGATTGGATTATATGGTTCGTGTAGTATTTGAGCATTTTTGTGAGGgcattgtaatatatatatatatatatatatatatatatatatatatatgcattatatgtaactaatttaaaataattataattttcttaGTATTCTATTTTTAGATTATCACTCATTATAGAAAATCATTATTTGAAAGCTATtattttaaagataaaatttttaattggctTCTCAAACTAAGATGTTCATATGTAAATGTGTTTTGAAACAGTTATAGTGTTATTCGATAAACTGCTACATTTTAAAGGAAATTTATTGTGAGTTAACTCATGAAGAGAGCATATTGAACATGACTTCGTGGATTTTATTTTTGACATTTCaagtggaagaaaaaaaaaatggaaatgaagTGTTATTACTTTTCCCTTCaattattttgttgaaaaacaatAAAGAAGAAGATAGACAGAAAACTAATGATGGTTCAATTTTATGCATACAAATTATTTTCAtccattcattttttttaatatattttaccAAGATGATttagaaaacaaaagaaaagaaagttttattttcttctatttatCATCATATATATGTACCAAACAAGGAAGATGACTTTTGGCTTTTATCATTTAGTTGTATTATgtactttttcattttttgttctataaatttttcaatataatgTTATGATTAATGTAGTTTCGGTGATGATAAAAAAACTAAAAGAGATAATTTTTTGAGTTATGATTTAGAATTTAACATTTATATAACATGTTATGTCAATGTTGGGACCAATTACAATAGTCTAGGACCATACATTAGTACCCGCCATAAGATATATACGTATAGCTTGTGTTGATTCAAATGATGCAAACACGACGTGTGGAATATTGAATATAGTTGAATATGTATCATTGCATTCATTTGTCTCACTTAATcgataataataaaatatctaatatttctaaaacataaaaaagaaaataattatatGTGATGATCATTAGATGAGTagttttattgattttttttttttttgtatggagATACCATTCAATTTACAGTAAgtcttttagatttttttttttttactttaatgacATTCTGTtaatgttattgttattattattattattattattattattattattattatgtacataTATCGCTGGCCTCTGTATTTTTCATATGTTTTAAGGAACTTACCTTCttcacaaaaatagaaaaaataaaaagctgCAGTACTTGTCGCAGAGGGTGCAGCACAAGGGCAAACTGATGCACAGTAGCGAATACTTACCCCGTAAATAATGCCATGTGACACTTAGGGGAAGCCTCCACGTTGGTTCGAAAATCCCAGTCTCCTTTAATAAATTTAAAGCAGTAAAATGTTCCCACCGCAATAATTTCCAGGGACCCTCTCCAACCCTTCGGTTTCAGACCAACTTTTCTATCGAATTTAAAGTGATGACAACAGGACTCGCTCCGTCCATGGAAAAAATCAACCGTATAAATATCACTGCCTTGCAGAGCTAGTCTCACTTTGCACTACAGCTAAGTAGCTTGAGAgacaagagagaaagagagagattgagtAGGATGGTGAGAACTCCTAGCTATGACAAAAATGGAAGGAAAAAAGGTGCATGGAGTCCGGAAGAAGATGAGAAGCTGAAAGCTTATATTCAGAGATATGGCCACTGGAACTGGCGTGAACTTCCTAGGTTTGCAGGCACGTTTACATATATATAAGAAccattttctcttcttcttcttcttctaatccTTTATTCTTCAAAAGCTTGCCCAGATCCGAGTGAAATTGCATGCGTACACCCATCAATGTGTCCTGAATGATAGATTTGCTTTGAGCATCCTTTGATTCGCTTCACTTATCGCTGATTTTCTGCATCATCTTCATCAGCAGCAGCAGCGCTTGACATTAAACtgcaattttctatttttaccaGCAGAAGGAACTAATGATGTCTATAAATTTGTTATTCCACTACGTGGAGAACACACTTCACCTCCACTACGTGAAAGAACACACTTCACCGAATCGCCATCGCCATCTTCTTCTTTAATATACAATCACAATCTTCATCACAAAACTGAACTGGAAGTGACTTGAGTGTTCCATACATATGGATCCGATTCTAGGGTCTTCTGTTCGATTTCTAGTTCTCACTTCACAATTTCTCTCCTCATAATCACTTAATCCTGTGGCTACACGACAGACGGCATATGTTTCTGCAGGAAGATTTTATGTGTTCAATGTTATAAAAGTGACCTTTTGTGAGTGTCAGTCTTAGACATTGGCCAGTAAGGACAATTGGGCACTACCTTCATTGAAATGTgccatattatatatattgtttagcGCTGCTGTCCTCTAATTCTTAGCTGTGAGCCCATAATGCTCAGTAGAAGCTGAACATGGCCTGGGGAGCATTTTAATCCATGGAAGACCATGCAAGCCACCATTTGTGTGTCATTCTACTAGACTGAAGAACATACAGGTTGACATATCATTCAGAGGGTGGGATTCGCAATTGCAACTCTAGCCCTACGGGATGCTGCGTTTTCTAAAGTTCCGCATGCATAATTTTATACATCCTGGAAGCATACGTATTTGGATTTTGATGCTGTTTTAGCTTTGTAAGAAATGGAAGGGACATTCAGTAAAATATGGGTGTGAAATATGTTCATCTGTCTTCCTTGTGAACTAACTAGTACTCGCAATGGATTCTAATAAATTTGGTTTTTGTTCTACAGGTCTACAAAGATGTGGAAAGAGCTGCAGGCTGCGATGGATGAATTATTTGCGCCCTGATGTGAAACATGGAAACTATAGCGAAGAAGAAGAGGATATCATCATTGAACTGCATGAAAAGCTTGGGAACAAGTATGTAACTATTAATTTTCAACTTTTATTTAATTTCTCCATTGGTTTGGGAACAATACACATACAATTATTATATTGCTAAAACTTACTCGTAGCTTATgctaaaataaaactaaaaatccACCATTGATGAGTAACGTAAAGGCATCCATTAAACCTCAAATGCCTTTAAAATGTTTGTGTGAGCGTTTGTTTGCAGTGATTAAAATATAGATAGAATGCAAATTCTAAGGTTGTATTTGGGTACATGCATTTCAATGTTGGCTTCGGAATTATGTAAATTTGGATGAAAGTTAATTTAGTTTTATATTAAGTTTTGTCTAAATTCACATACAATCAATGCAAGGTTTGAATTCCAAACTCCCAAACGCCACATAAAGAAATTTATTGACAACCATACATGCTTGCTTTGTAAATTAACGATTTATATCCATTAACTAAATACCACTAGAATTATTCTAGCTACATGATATAATACCAACAAGTTATATTAATTAATACACTTATTTGGAGTTTGAAATGTATGGTGTTTCCTTGATTCTTACAGATGGTCGATAATTGCATCCAAATTACCAGGAAGAACagataatgaaataaaaaatcattGGCACAGCCACTTAAAGAAACGTGTGAAAAGAAAGTCGAGAACTTCAGAAGTGAAAGAGGAATCCACTAGTGCTTCCCAATGCAAAACCAAGCAGAAGACTATGCTAGAACCAGATTATGTTTATGAAGATGCTCCATCACTTGAACTTTCTATAGGAAGCTCCCAATTATCATTGGAAATACCATATTCATCCCTTGAATTCTCCTCAGTCTATGATTCTAGAGTTGGAACAAGCATACCTTCAACTGTAGATAGTAGTGCTCCATCTTCAGAAATGCTTATAGTGACCGGTGGAGATTTTTGGACGGAACCATTTGTAGAAGACATATCAGATAAGAACAATGATTTTCTATCACCTTTGGCTGAGAGTGGATTAACACCTCTATATGCTTTTCCTTGCGATGATTTTGTAGACTTGTTCAACTTCAACCAGTGGATGCAAGAGCTACCAAAATGCTAACTAGAAGGTCTAATAGTGTACTAGATATATATGTTCTAATTAGCTAGTGTTTAATTATGTTCATATATTTAAACACATACCATATCGATCGAGGAATGAAGTGCAACTGCAATGAATAATGATGCTATTCATTTATACTTCATATTTTGCATTGATAACATGCATCTACTTTCAAAGTTAACATTCTCTCTTTTGCAGATCATCATAATTGCAAGAACTTCATAATGAATTCCatacaaaaataattattaataagaATATCCAATCAACCCATAGatatataaacaaaaaattaaacaaGGTTAAATGATGTGTACCTTGAACCATTGAATCCATGCAAGCAATTCTTGTTGTGAGTTGTGACTTGAGACTATGTGGACACAAAGAGCACACTACCCTCTTCTCTTTTCCTGAGTTGTGACTTAATGAGAAATTATAATAGCACTAGGGTAAAGGTTATAACCTATTCTTGTATTTATGTAGAGTTTCAAGTAAAACCCTACCCAACAGGGGTTGTCTACTCACAAAGCCTACACTAATATAATCTCATTAGTGCATAAAGGTCTAATGTATGATTACCACTTACCATCATGAACTTCTATTTAAATGCTTTGAAAAGCTagcagaaaagaaaagaaaaaaaaaaaaaagctatgaAAGGTCTAACATTCAATTTAAAtagggttttaaaaaattttatttttctcccAATTGGAGCGCATATAAGATTTTAACAAAATTTGTTTCTCAAGAATATATTAGACAATCTATGGCCAAAACCATGAATATTGAACATGAGTAAGCACCATTTAATCACAGTAAGTACTAATTGAAATAATATAATGCACATTACAACGGCTCAATGAAggtttcaaattcgtcactaaaatgGCGATGacaactaattattagtgacggttttgaaaattgtcataaataatagagtattagtaatgattttattccatcactaaaaacctaaggTCATCACTATTAATTGCACATTTTCTCAGTTGAAAATTGTCGCTAAAAGTCGTACTATCAATGAcagtttgaaaaccatcactaatagtctaacttttagtgacaatttaaaaatcgtcactaatactgctaTTTTTAATGATGGTTTGAagactgtcactaatactcactaGTGGTACTATTAGAGACGAttgtaaaaccatcactaaaagtataaaataattttattttttttttgaaatcatccatgaattcttgtaaaaacttgtaattacatTTCAATACACATAATTTTGAACTAGAAACactgaaaaattcataaattgttcaaaattcatatACAAATTTTTCGAAAACATCATATACATGATatgttcaaataaaaaaaaaaagtacagaAAAGGAAAGTTACATCCAACTGTAGTGCTTGGTATCGTCCTCATCTTCTTGTGACAGCCCGCAAACCTtataaagtaataattatacaaaaaattagtatacaattttttaatatatatgtacAAACTAGAAGTAAAAGGGGTTTGATAGCAGAATGAacggacatagttaaaaaaaaatgatataattttaaatagctaagttggATCAGTCGAAATTGACCCCACTCAGTGGCTACCTTGTATGtccgacttggacacctaagtgctaaaatctgctaagtttactaaatttgtttgtattataactttacttctaagtgcgcaaaTAGCTCCCAatgaggagtttttgggcactgtcagctTCGACACATCTAGCTCAAGGACTGACTCCACTccatttggacctcgtatgcttgaattgAATATCTGAGTGCTTAAAACCAACTTAGCTTACTAAGTTAgcttctaagcgcataattttcaatcggggaggagtttttaggttTCATCAGTTTTAGCACATTGACCTTAATGTCACGGACATGTCGATACTGACCCTACTCGGTTTAGACTTCGTATTTCCGACTTGGATACCTGAGTGTTAAAATCCAttaagtttgttaagtttgtttatattctaactttgtTTCAAAGTATGCAAAAAGCtgtcggggaggagtttttgggcaccgtcagctccgacACGTCTAGCTCAATGCGACGgacatgttgggactgaccccactcagtttgaacctcgtatgcccaaattgtaTAACTGAGTGCTTAAAAATCAACAAAATTTACCAAGTTAACTTCTAGCACATAATTTTCAGTTAAgaaggagtttttaggcaccgttagCTCCGACACATCGGGCTAAATGTCATGGACGTGTCAGAACTGAacttgtgatttttggtgtaatcctaagaggggctgaatttgagattttaaaattcataagtcaaATTAAAATcgcaaccagtattacacaacctagtgTCTATCTAATCAGACACAGATCAAGCAGATATATGaactttcaaataatttaaacGAGCATgacaattctagtatttctcaaacaatgaCAAATAAGTATTTAAATGAAAATGCAGTAATCTCAACAAATAAAGATAaacaagaaaatataaaaatgtaaAAAGAGTGTAAGGAAAGAGTGACACTCAATTTTTATGAGATTCAGCAAACCGTGTCTACGTTCTCACCTCgagccaacccacttgaggattcactatatgctcacttaaccaggtggagcaACGTcatttacaaactctccttacagggcagagTCTCCTTAActcacttaccgggtggagccAAACCATTGCACCTTATAGAATGGTGCCTTCCTAGCCCACTTAACCGAGTGGTGCCAAATCGATACACCTTATAGAATAGTGCTTtcctcctcaggccacgcctggaatataatGATATGAAAATCTACAATAACCAAATGTGTACAATATTAAACtaaatgcactcttatatgatgggagtttatgctcaatagagtatttGAAGTTTATCTTTCAAAAACATATTCATGAAATAATGTCAGagatgattatgaaaatgatctttgaatcaaatatgaaatattcactaagtgtatttcaaagatcttaaaGACCCAACTAATAtctccaaatatgtttttcaaagatgAAGTATAAGAGATGTTTGGAGATTAGCTCACAAATATTATTTGCAATAAACACAAAATGAGCTTTTGAACCTTACGGTGAAAATGCACAATGGTTCACTAGCTAAAAGGAGTTTTCCAAAAAGTATTTATCAACaaaaataatatgggaagaactcaaagcttactctcaagaaTGATATCAAAGGCTAATGAATGAGTGAGAGTAAAAGATTttaaatgaaatgtaaaatgccCACAAGAATAAGTACTCAAACAATCTTCAAGTTGTAATAAATTTGCAAATTAAGAAGATGAATTAATGCACTCTTTCTAAGATGATTTTGCAAAggaatatgagaaagagattGAAATAAGCTTGTATAAATGAGAGTATGAAAAAATAATtgcacaaaatattttgagaggattacaagctaatcaagttgctaattaagCTTATAAGTGGACTATATATAGAATTcctaaaaaatttgaccgttagggacacgctgggtatttcagaaattatttaattaaaaattaatgattttTAGTGCTAAACATATTGTCCAACCCGATAGGTTCAATCGACTGGGGAAGCAACCGGTCGATTGGCCTCAATGCCTTCTTCAAAAAGTAACAAAGGATTCGATCTACTGGGGACATCATTGGTAGGCtagaccaaggcgattttccaatctcCGAGAATCGGTCTACTAGCTTGATGATTCGGTCAGCCAGGCTTTGAAGGCCGGTCGACTCAGCAAGTTAATTATAAGATGG
This region includes:
- the LOC131148717 gene encoding transcription factor MYB4-like isoform X1 produces the protein MVRTPSYDKNGRKKGAWSPEEDEKLKAYIQRYGHWNWRELPRFAGLQRCGKSCRLRWMNYLRPDVKHGNYSEEEEDIIIELHEKLGNKWSIIASKLPGRTDNEIKNHWHSHLKKRVKRKSRTSEVKEESTSASQCKTKQKTMLEPDYVYEDAPSLELSIGSSQLSLEIPYSSLEFSSVYDSRVGTSIPSTVDSSAPSSEMLIVTGGDFWTEPFVEDISDKNNDFLSPLAESGLTPLYAFPCDDFVDLFNFNQWMQELPKC
- the LOC131148717 gene encoding transcription factor MYB15-like isoform X2, whose protein sequence is MGLQRCGKSCRLRWMNYLRPDVKHGNYSEEEEDIIIELHEKLGNKWSIIASKLPGRTDNEIKNHWHSHLKKRVKRKSRTSEVKEESTSASQCKTKQKTMLEPDYVYEDAPSLELSIGSSQLSLEIPYSSLEFSSVYDSRVGTSIPSTVDSSAPSSEMLIVTGGDFWTEPFVEDISDKNNDFLSPLAESGLTPLYAFPCDDFVDLFNFNQWMQELPKC